One window from the genome of Candidatus Methylomirabilota bacterium encodes:
- the hslU gene encoding ATP-dependent protease ATPase subunit HslU: protein MSLATPLTPTEIVTELDRYIVGQQAAKKAVAIALRNRWRRQNLPAELRDEVAPKNIIMIGPTGVGKTEIARRLAKLSQAPFIKVEASKYTEVGYVGRDVESMIRDLTELSVTMVKAEMAAAVRERAEGLAEERVLDLLLPRRAGEAFSSETLEEVSPDASRDATRDKLRAQLRAGKLDERMIELDVQAQAGPMFEIFSGQGMEEVGMNIKDMLANLMPGKTRRRRLKVGEARRLLAQEEAQKLVDVDEAVSQAIRRVEDSGIVFLDELDKIAGREGAHGPDVSREGVQRDLLPIVEGSTVTTKYGMVRTDHILFIAAGAFHASKPSDLIPELQGRFPIRVELEPLTREDFVRILSEPQNALIRQYVELLKTEGVTLAFAQDAVEEVAEIASTVNQRAENIGARRLYTVMEKLLEEVSFAAPEMRGQEVKIDAHYVRAHLAAVLEDEDLSRFIL, encoded by the coding sequence ATGAGCTTGGCGACCCCGCTGACGCCGACCGAGATCGTCACCGAGCTCGACCGCTACATCGTGGGCCAGCAGGCGGCCAAGAAGGCGGTCGCCATCGCGCTGCGCAACCGCTGGCGGCGCCAGAACCTGCCGGCCGAGCTCCGCGACGAGGTCGCGCCGAAGAACATCATCATGATCGGGCCGACCGGGGTCGGGAAGACCGAGATCGCGCGCAGGCTGGCGAAGCTCTCGCAGGCGCCCTTCATCAAGGTCGAGGCGTCGAAGTACACCGAGGTCGGCTACGTCGGGCGGGACGTCGAGTCCATGATCAGGGACCTGACGGAGCTCTCGGTCACGATGGTCAAGGCCGAGATGGCGGCCGCGGTGCGCGAGCGGGCCGAGGGCCTGGCCGAGGAGCGGGTGCTCGACCTCCTGCTGCCCCGCCGCGCGGGGGAGGCGTTCTCGAGCGAGACGCTCGAGGAAGTCTCGCCCGACGCGTCGAGGGACGCGACCCGCGACAAGCTCCGGGCCCAGCTGAGGGCGGGCAAGCTGGACGAGCGCATGATCGAGTTGGACGTCCAGGCCCAGGCCGGACCCATGTTCGAGATCTTCTCGGGCCAGGGGATGGAAGAGGTCGGCATGAACATCAAGGACATGCTGGCCAATCTCATGCCCGGCAAGACCCGCCGCCGCCGGCTCAAGGTGGGCGAGGCGAGGCGGCTCCTGGCCCAGGAGGAGGCCCAGAAGCTGGTGGATGTGGACGAGGCGGTCAGCCAGGCCATCCGCCGGGTGGAGGATTCAGGGATCGTCTTCCTCGACGAGCTCGACAAGATCGCCGGGCGGGAGGGGGCTCACGGGCCCGACGTCTCCCGGGAGGGGGTCCAGCGTGACCTCCTGCCCATCGTCGAGGGCTCGACGGTGACGACGAAGTACGGCATGGTCCGGACGGACCACATCCTGTTCATCGCCGCCGGAGCCTTTCACGCGTCCAAGCCGTCGGACCTGATCCCAGAGCTGCAGGGCCGCTTCCCCATCCGCGTCGAGCTCGAGCCCTTGACGCGGGAGGATTTTGTCCGCATTCTGAGCGAACCGCAGAACGCCCTCATCCGCCAGTACGTGGAGTTGCTGAAGACCGAGGGCGTGACGCTCGCGTTCGCGCAGGATGCCGTCGAGGAGGTGGCCGAGATCGCCTCCACGGTCAACCAGCGCGCCGAGAACATCGGGGCGCGGAGGCTCTACACGGTCATGGAGAAGCTGCTCGAGGAGGTCTCCTTCGCGGCGCCGGAGATGCGCGGCCAGGAGGTCAAGATCGACGCGCACTACGTGCGCGCCCACCTGGCCGCCGTCCTCGAGGACGAGGACCTCTCGCGCTTCATCCTTTAA
- a CDS encoding argininosuccinate synthase: protein MSASVKKVVLAYSGGLDTSVILRWLIETYKCDVVAYCADLGQGEELLSVRDKALRTGASSVHIRDLREEFVRDFVFPMLRANAIYEGSYLMGTSIARPLIAKAQVEIALAEGADAVSHGATGKGNDQVRFELTYAALAPELTVIAPWREWDLNSRTALMGFAREHDIPVPVTAERPYSTDRNLFHISFEGGILEDPWAEPPPKMFLLTNSPESAPDVPIYVEIDYEAGNPVAVDGKKLGPVALLETVNRLGGEHGIGRVDLVENRYVGMKSRGVYETPGGTILHAAHRALESITLDRELLHLRDSLMPRYAEMIYYGFWFAPEREALQGLMDNVQTDVTGTVRLKLYKGTVTVAGRRSPRSLYRTDFVTFEADRVYRQQDAEGFINLSALRLKIRALRDRSR from the coding sequence GTGAGCGCGTCGGTCAAGAAGGTCGTGCTGGCCTATTCCGGGGGGCTCGACACCTCCGTCATCCTGCGCTGGCTCATCGAGACCTACAAGTGCGACGTGGTCGCCTACTGCGCCGACCTGGGCCAGGGCGAGGAGCTCCTTTCGGTCCGCGACAAGGCCCTTCGCACCGGCGCGTCGAGTGTCCACATCCGCGACCTACGCGAAGAATTCGTCAGGGACTTCGTCTTCCCGATGCTGCGCGCCAACGCGATCTACGAGGGCTCCTACCTCATGGGCACCTCCATCGCGCGCCCGCTCATCGCCAAGGCGCAGGTGGAGATCGCGCTCGCCGAGGGCGCGGACGCCGTCAGTCACGGCGCGACCGGCAAGGGCAACGACCAGGTGCGCTTCGAGCTGACGTACGCCGCCCTCGCTCCGGAGCTGACCGTGATCGCGCCGTGGAGAGAGTGGGACCTCAACTCGCGGACCGCTCTCATGGGGTTCGCCAGGGAGCACGACATCCCCGTGCCCGTCACGGCCGAGCGGCCGTACTCCACGGACCGCAATCTCTTCCACATCTCCTTCGAGGGCGGCATCCTGGAAGACCCGTGGGCCGAGCCGCCGCCCAAGATGTTCCTGCTGACGAACTCGCCGGAGTCCGCCCCTGATGTGCCCATCTACGTCGAGATCGACTACGAAGCGGGCAACCCGGTGGCCGTGGACGGCAAGAAGCTCGGGCCCGTGGCGCTCCTGGAAACCGTCAACCGCCTTGGAGGCGAGCACGGGATCGGCCGGGTGGACCTGGTCGAGAACCGTTACGTCGGGATGAAGTCGCGCGGCGTCTACGAGACGCCCGGCGGGACCATCCTGCACGCGGCCCACCGCGCCCTCGAGTCGATAACCCTCGACCGCGAGCTGCTGCACCTGCGCGATTCTCTCATGCCGCGCTACGCCGAGATGATCTACTACGGCTTCTGGTTCGCTCCCGAGCGCGAGGCGCTCCAGGGCTTGATGGACAACGTGCAGACAGACGTCACCGGCACCGTGAGGCTCAAGCTCTACAAGGGCACGGTGACGGTCGCCGGCCGCCGGTCACCTCGCTCGCTCTATCGGACCGACTTCGTCACCTTCGAAGCCGACCGCGTCTATCGCCAGCAGGACGCGGAGGGATTCATCAACCTCAGCGCGCTCCGCCTCAAGATCCGCGCGCTCCGCGACCGCAGCCGGTAG
- the argF gene encoding ornithine carbamoyltransferase gives MNHLLSIRDLDRKHVLDIFKLTAELKAKLKAGQRVTPLAGRTLALIFEKPSLRTRVTFEVAMVQLGGAAVYLSAQDIGPGKRESVPDIARNLSRWVDGIVARVFEHKTLEELARWASVPVINALSDLEHPCQAMADLYTLWERGIELKGLELAWVGDGNNVFNSVLLLSALTGVRVRAACPPGYEPAPAVLDACRALGGLVRVTTDAREAAEGADVLYTDVWISMGQEAEREKRLEAFQRYQVNETLLGFASPKALVMHCLPAHRGEEVTDAVLDGPRSIVLDQAENRLHVQKGIVMHLSGAA, from the coding sequence GTGAACCACCTGCTGTCCATCCGTGATCTCGACCGGAAGCACGTGCTCGACATCTTCAAGCTGACGGCCGAGCTCAAGGCCAAGCTCAAGGCGGGCCAGCGGGTCACCCCGCTCGCCGGCCGCACGCTGGCGCTCATCTTCGAGAAGCCGTCGCTGCGGACGCGCGTCACCTTCGAGGTCGCCATGGTCCAGCTCGGCGGGGCAGCCGTGTACCTCTCGGCCCAGGACATCGGCCCGGGCAAGCGCGAGTCCGTGCCCGACATCGCGCGCAACCTCTCGCGGTGGGTGGACGGTATCGTTGCAAGGGTTTTCGAGCACAAGACGCTCGAGGAGCTGGCGCGCTGGGCCTCCGTGCCGGTCATCAACGCGCTCTCGGACCTCGAGCACCCGTGCCAGGCCATGGCGGACCTCTACACGCTCTGGGAGCGTGGGATCGAGCTCAAGGGGCTCGAGCTGGCCTGGGTCGGGGACGGAAACAATGTCTTCAACTCGGTGCTGCTCCTCTCGGCCCTGACGGGCGTCAGGGTGCGGGCCGCCTGCCCGCCCGGCTACGAGCCCGCGCCCGCCGTGCTCGACGCCTGCCGCGCCCTGGGCGGCCTCGTGCGGGTGACCACGGACGCCCGCGAAGCGGCGGAGGGCGCCGACGTGCTCTACACCGACGTCTGGATCAGCATGGGACAGGAGGCCGAGCGCGAGAAGCGGCTCGAGGCCTTCCAGCGATACCAGGTCAACGAGACGCTCCTGGGATTCGCCTCACCGAAGGCGCTCGTCATGCACTGCTTGCCGGCGCACCGCGGGGAGGAAGTCACCGACGCGGTCCTGGACGGGCCGCGCAGCATCGTCCTCGACCAGGCCGAGAATCGCCTGCACGTCCAGAAGGGCATCGTGATGCACCTGTCGGGGGCCGCGTGA
- the argB gene encoding acetylglutamate kinase, which translates to MVQRAEVLLEALPYIRAFQGKTLVIKYGGAAMEQADLKEQFAKDVLLLKLVGMRPVIVHGGGPQIGALMKRLGKEPHFVGGMRVTDAETMEIVEMVLVGKINKEIVGLINLHGGRAVGLSGKDGSLIRARKRLHRQADGSMADIGLVGEVETVNPEPIRVLEDGGFIPVIAPVGVGATGETYNINADLVAGDVAAALFAEKLIHLTDVQGIKSGDGKHISTLTKREAERLIKGNVIDGGMLPKVESALRALAGGAQKAHIIDGRVPHAILLEVLTKEGIGTEIVL; encoded by the coding sequence ATGGTCCAGCGGGCGGAAGTGCTGCTCGAGGCGCTGCCGTACATCCGCGCCTTCCAGGGCAAGACCCTCGTCATCAAGTACGGCGGGGCGGCCATGGAGCAGGCGGACCTCAAGGAGCAGTTCGCCAAGGACGTGCTCCTGTTGAAGCTGGTCGGCATGCGCCCCGTCATCGTCCATGGCGGCGGCCCCCAGATCGGCGCTCTCATGAAGCGGCTCGGCAAGGAGCCGCACTTCGTGGGCGGGATGCGGGTGACGGACGCCGAGACCATGGAGATCGTGGAGATGGTGCTGGTCGGCAAGATCAACAAGGAGATCGTCGGCCTGATCAACCTCCACGGCGGCCGGGCCGTGGGGCTGTCCGGCAAGGACGGCTCGCTGATCCGGGCGCGCAAGCGGCTGCACCGGCAGGCCGACGGGAGCATGGCCGACATCGGGCTCGTCGGCGAAGTGGAGACGGTCAACCCCGAGCCCATCCGGGTGCTCGAGGACGGCGGCTTCATCCCCGTGATCGCTCCCGTGGGTGTTGGCGCGACGGGCGAGACGTACAACATCAACGCCGACCTCGTGGCGGGGGACGTGGCGGCGGCGCTCTTCGCCGAGAAGCTGATTCACCTCACGGACGTGCAGGGCATCAAGAGCGGCGACGGCAAGCACATCTCGACATTGACCAAGCGGGAGGCGGAGCGCCTGATCAAGGGCAACGTGATCGACGGCGGGATGCTGCCGAAGGTCGAGTCGGCGCTGCGGGCGCTGGCGGGCGGGGCGCAGAAGGCGCACATCATCGACGGGCGCGTGCCCCACGCCATCCTGCTCGAGGTGCTCACGAAGGAAGGCATCGGGACCGAGATCGTCCTCTAA
- the xerC gene encoding tyrosine recombinase XerC, with amino-acid sequence MKDSAAEFLRYLDLQRGASRHTLRGYATDLAEFRAFLSREGLGDLANADARAIRAWLAWLHDRKLAKSSIARKLATMRSCFRYLARLGVVEFNPARQVRSPRLPKRLPSFLPKDESKGLLDAETERSEAGLRDHALLELLYATGVRVAECCGLDLDDVDRRRGAVRVMGKGGKERVVPAGDAALEALDAWLSVRGEETGALFTNSRGGRLGTRSVHRIVKRRARAAGIDRRVTPHTLRHTFATHMLGEGADLRLIQELLGHSRLTTTQRYTHVSLEHLMKVYDSAHPRA; translated from the coding sequence ATGAAGGATTCGGCGGCCGAGTTTCTCCGCTACCTTGATCTCCAGCGCGGCGCCTCCAGGCACACGCTCAGGGGCTACGCGACTGATCTAGCCGAGTTCCGCGCCTTTCTCTCCCGCGAGGGACTCGGCGACCTCGCGAACGCGGATGCGAGGGCCATCCGGGCGTGGCTCGCGTGGCTGCACGACAGGAAGCTCGCCAAGAGCTCCATCGCGCGCAAGCTCGCCACGATGAGGAGCTGCTTCAGGTACCTTGCCCGGCTCGGCGTGGTCGAATTCAACCCCGCCCGCCAGGTCAGGAGCCCCAGGCTGCCCAAGCGGCTGCCCTCCTTCCTGCCCAAGGACGAGTCGAAGGGGCTCCTGGACGCCGAGACGGAGCGGTCGGAGGCGGGGCTGCGGGACCACGCGCTGCTCGAGCTCCTTTACGCCACGGGGGTCCGCGTCGCCGAATGCTGCGGCCTCGACCTCGACGACGTCGACCGGCGCCGTGGCGCGGTGCGGGTCATGGGCAAGGGCGGCAAGGAGCGCGTGGTGCCCGCCGGGGACGCGGCGCTCGAGGCGCTCGACGCATGGCTCTCGGTGCGCGGCGAGGAGACGGGCGCGCTCTTCACCAATTCGCGCGGCGGGCGGCTCGGGACGCGGAGCGTGCACCGGATCGTCAAGCGGCGGGCGCGGGCCGCGGGCATCGACAGGCGCGTGACACCTCATACGCTGCGCCACACCTTCGCCACGCACATGCTCGGCGAGGGCGCCGACCTGCGCCTCATCCAGGAGCTCCTCGGCCACAGCCGCCTCACCACCACGCAGCGCTACACCCACGTGAGCCTCGAGCATCTCATGAAGGTGTACGACTCCGCCCACCCGCGCGCGTGA
- a CDS encoding aspartate aminotransferase family protein, with protein sequence MDTKRMFELSDKHLMTFTKRYPVALVRGEGSRVWDSNGKEYLDFTGGIAVTALGHCHPKVVGTLREQAATLVHVSNYFYIPQQAQLAQLLCEHSFADRVFFSNSGAEANETAIKLARKWAKEHGSSDRGDIISMRGGFHGRTLATVTATAQEKYHHGFEPLPGGFKYVAFNDLMALERAIDSRTAAVLVEPIQGEGGVIVPDEGYLPGLRKLCDEAGILLILDEIQTGMGRTGKLWAYEHSGVAPDIMTVAKALANGVPIGATLATEDVARVFTPGTHGSTFGGNPLATAVGVTVFSTLIEDKLAERAGRVGKLLLQGLEAVRAKHPKAVKEVRGRGLLVGLDLVPPVGDVVAACRERGLLVLTAGDNTLRLAPALIVAEKEVAEACAIIDTALKAVAP encoded by the coding sequence GTGGACACGAAGCGGATGTTCGAGCTGTCCGACAAGCACCTCATGACCTTCACCAAGCGGTACCCGGTAGCCCTGGTGCGAGGCGAGGGGTCGCGAGTCTGGGACTCGAACGGCAAGGAATACCTGGACTTCACCGGCGGCATCGCGGTGACGGCGCTCGGCCACTGCCACCCGAAGGTCGTGGGGACGCTGCGCGAGCAGGCGGCGACCCTCGTCCACGTGTCCAACTACTTCTACATCCCCCAGCAGGCGCAGCTGGCGCAGCTCCTTTGCGAGCACTCCTTCGCCGATCGCGTCTTCTTCTCGAACTCGGGCGCCGAGGCCAACGAGACGGCCATCAAGCTCGCCCGGAAATGGGCCAAGGAGCACGGGTCGAGCGACCGCGGCGACATCATCAGCATGCGGGGCGGCTTCCACGGCAGGACGCTGGCGACCGTCACGGCCACGGCGCAGGAGAAGTATCACCACGGCTTCGAGCCCCTGCCGGGGGGCTTCAAGTACGTCGCGTTCAACGATCTCATGGCCCTCGAGCGTGCGATCGACAGCCGGACCGCGGCCGTGCTGGTCGAGCCGATCCAGGGCGAGGGCGGGGTCATCGTGCCCGACGAGGGCTACCTGCCCGGGTTGCGCAAGCTCTGCGACGAGGCAGGCATCCTGCTCATCCTCGACGAGATCCAGACCGGCATGGGTCGCACCGGCAAGCTCTGGGCTTACGAGCACTCGGGGGTGGCGCCCGATATCATGACCGTGGCCAAGGCGCTGGCCAATGGCGTGCCGATAGGCGCGACGCTCGCCACTGAGGACGTGGCACGGGTTTTCACGCCCGGCACGCATGGGTCTACCTTTGGCGGAAACCCGCTCGCCACGGCTGTCGGCGTCACCGTCTTCAGCACGCTCATCGAAGACAAGCTCGCCGAGCGCGCCGGGCGCGTGGGCAAGCTGCTTCTGCAGGGGCTCGAGGCGGTCCGGGCCAAGCATCCGAAGGCGGTGAAGGAGGTCCGCGGCCGCGGCCTCCTCGTCGGCCTGGACCTGGTGCCGCCGGTGGGCGACGTGGTGGCCGCTTGCCGCGAGCGGGGGTTGCTCGTGCTCACGGCCGGGGACAACACCCTGCGCCTCGCGCCCGCCCTCATCGTCGCCGAGAAGGAGGTCGCGGAGGCCTGCGCCATCATCGACACCGCTCTCAAGGCCGTCGCCCCGTGA
- the hslV gene encoding ATP-dependent protease subunit HslV, with product MVSDSFHSTTVACVRHKGRVALAGDGQVSIGQTIVKAGARKVRKVYHGRVLAGFAGAAADAFTLFAKFEAKLEEHRGNLSRAAVELAKDWRMDRVLRRLEALLAVADAEVSFIVSGTGDVIEPDDGLIGIGSGGPYALAAARALCAHSSLPAEQIAEQALRIAAGICVYTNDHITVETLDP from the coding sequence ATGGTCAGCGATTCCTTTCATTCAACGACTGTCGCCTGTGTCCGCCACAAGGGGCGCGTGGCGCTGGCCGGCGACGGGCAGGTTTCGATCGGCCAGACGATCGTCAAGGCAGGAGCGCGCAAGGTGCGCAAGGTCTACCACGGGCGCGTCCTGGCCGGCTTCGCGGGCGCGGCGGCCGACGCCTTCACGCTCTTTGCCAAGTTCGAGGCGAAGCTCGAAGAGCACCGCGGCAACCTGTCCCGCGCTGCCGTCGAGCTGGCGAAGGACTGGCGGATGGACCGCGTGCTGCGCCGCCTTGAGGCGCTCCTGGCGGTGGCGGACGCGGAGGTCTCCTTCATCGTGTCCGGCACGGGCGACGTGATCGAGCCCGACGACGGGCTGATCGGCATCGGCTCGGGCGGGCCGTACGCGCTGGCGGCGGCGCGGGCGCTGTGCGCCCACTCCAGCCTCCCGGCCGAGCAGATCGCCGAGCAGGCGCTCCGGATCGCCGCGGGCATCTGCGTCTATACCAACGACCACATCACCGTCGAGACATTGGACCCATGA